The sequence GGTGTTGCCCTTGATGGCAACCTGTTCGACCTGCTGCTTCTCCACCTGGGTGAGGTAGGTGGAGTACTCGGTCTCCTTCACCTCGGTGCCGTTGTGGTTGAAGAACTGGTAGAAGCTGACGAACATCACGATCAGCACTACCCACAGCAGAACGGTCTTGTACGACTGTCGCACGCGCACTAGCCCCTCGGCATCTGGGAACGAAACAACCTAACGAAGACGCAGGGCCCACTCAACGAAATGCGGGTCTGCGCTTCAGCCACGGACGACCCAACGTCCGACGTCGGGCTTTCCTGCCGGCGCGTTTTCTCCGCGCCGCACTGCGTGGGTCCTCCCGGTCGGTGCTGACGCCCGGCCGATGCTTCCGTTGCAGTGCCACGCCAACCATCGAAGCAACGGGATCGTTCCACATCGGTGCGGTTCGCCCGACCTCCGGGTCGGAGCATGCTCCTCTTTCAACCCGGCGTCCCCTTCGATGCGCAAACCCGCCACGCCGGTTCGCCGGCCCCCGGCCTGCCGCACAGAGGACGCACGCCAACGAGCCAGATAGGCCCGCCGGCCCCTTCCACAACCAGCGACGCGCGCCGGAGCTCCCGGGGGACCCTGGCCTCGGCGAGCAGATCCGAGGCGAGGCGGTGCCCGGTGCCGGGAACGGGAAGGCGCTCGCCCCGTCGCACGGCACGCACGAGGAAGGGCGGCGCGGCGGTGGTCCAGAGCTCACCCGATGCCGGCGCCGCCGGCATCGGCAGCGGCCCCTCGACCGCGAAGACCAGGCCGCCGGCGGCGACGGGGGTGCCCGGCGCCAGCTCGGCGCTGGCGGTTACGCTTCCCTGGGCCACGGCGGTTCGACGCGCCGCCTGGCCGGTCGGTCCCGTCGCTGCCCGGAAAGCCCCGGCGCGAACGGTGACGAGGACGCCGCCGGGCAGGTGGATCTCGCCGCCGGTTGCGATCAGGGCGAGCGCCTCGGCGACCCGGGCAGCCGGCGGCGGCGCGCCACCGGCAGCCTCGATCCGAGCCCGGACGATCCTGCGCCGGAGCGCGAGGGGGAGCCGGCCGAGGCGGCCTGCGTCGAGGGCGCCGTCGGGCAGCTCGATCCGCGCGGCTGCCTTTGCCGCGCGCTGGGCGAGGTAGCGCTCGTCCGCCCGCGCCAGCTCCGAGAAGCGGGCGAGCGCCGGCACGGCCGCCGGCGCGATCGCCTCCAGCAGCGGGACCACCTCGGCGCGGAGCCGGTTGCGGCCGAAGCGGACGTCGCGGTTGGAGGGATCCTCCACCGGATCGAGGCCGAGGCTGCGGACGAAGGCGTGGAGGGCGGCACGGCGCACGCCGAGAAGAGGCCGGAGGACGAGCCCCCCGCCGAGCTGGGTGCGGGGCCGGATGCCGCCGGCACCGCGGACGCCGCTCCCCCTGGCGAGACGGAGGAGAACGGTCTCCGCCTGGTCGTCGAGGGTGTGGGCGGTGAGGATCGGCCGGCCTGCGGCGGCGCCGGCGAGGGCCCGGTAGCGCGCCCGCCGGGCGGCTGCCTCCACGCCCCCTCGGCCGGTGAGCTCCACCCGGATCACCCGGGCCTCGACGCCGAGCCGTCGGGCAGCCTCCAGCGCAGCCACCGCCTCGTCGGCGGCGGTGGGCCGGAGGCCGTGATCGACGTGGATCGCCTGGAGCCGCGGGCGCTCCGCACCAGGCAGCCTGGCGAGGAGCGCCAGCAAGCCCAGGGAATCGGCCCCGCCGCTGAAGGCCACGACGACCTCGCTGCCACCAGGCAAGCGGAAGGCGCGGAGCTGCCGCACCAGCGTGGCGGCGAGTTCACCTGGGGCGGCCACTGCCATCGAATCCTCGCGGGTAGCTCGTTTCGGCATCCCCGCCCGGCGGGGTGGTCGAGTTGTGGCGCCGCAAACCGGGCCGTATGATTGCGTCAAACACCATGCGTGGGGGGCATCGAGGCTGGAAGCCGGCCGGTCGACGACCGCCGGAATGGGCAACGAGCATGGCAGGTTGGATGGCCGAAAGACGAACGGCACCTCGAGCCGAAACGGGGTGCCTGCTGGCGGGAATGCTTTCGCCCTGCCCCGTGGTTGGTGGGAGCGAAACGAGGGGAAGAGCCGGACATCGGATTTTCGTTCTACGGGTCCAGGGGTCCCCCCCTCCCCCTCTGGGCCCAGGGGGTGCCGCCGGGCATCCCATCTCTACGAGGAGCGCGCCTCCTCGGACAGCGGTTGGATCCAGGGGTCCCCCCCCTCCCCCTCTGGATCCGCTAGGGCCGCCGGGTTCACACCCGGCGGCTCTTTTTTTGTCCGCCGTCCGGGCAGCCAGGCGGTCAGTCCTCGTCTCCGTCCTCGCCGTCCTCGTCTTCGCGCCAGAGCAGGTCCTCGCTCTCGGCGGCTGCCTCCAACTCCTCGTCGTCGGGCATGCGGGCGGCGACGTCGCTCTGCACCGAGGCGAGCGCCTCCATCCGGCGGGCGAGCCGGTGGAGCCGCAAGCCCTCCTCCTCGTCCAATTCGACGTTGGCGTCGACCTGGCCGAAGAGGTCGACGGCTGCACCGAAATCGCCTGCACGCCGGGCGAGCTCTGCTGCCAGGTAGATCACCCGGCCCTTCTCGTTGGTGGGAACCTTCCCCGTATCGAGCGCCGCGTCGTAGAGGTCGACGGCCTCTCCGAGCAGATCGCCCTCGGTGGCGCTGTCGCCTGCGGCCCGGGCGCACCACGCGCCGCGCAGGTAGAGATCGGCGAGGGGCAGCGGATCGTCCTCGGTGAGGTAATCCCTGCAGCGGGTCGCCAGCAGGTACCGCTCCGCCGCGGTGGGTTCCCGCGCCTCGAGATCGGTATCGGCCACCAGCTCGCCCCGGCGGATCCAGCGGCGCAGGTCGTCGAGGTCGTCCTCGTCCGGCATCCCGAGCGGCTGCACCGGTGACGGGATACCGGGCCGATCGATCTCCTCGCCCTCCTCGACCGCACCTCCCTCGAAGGCCTCCGCATAACCGGCGTAGCGGCAGCGGGGGCAGGCGTGCATGTCGGCGGCGATCGGGTCCGGCCCCTCGAATACCGGACGGAAATCCGTCTCGGAGGCCACCGGCCGAACGCCGACCGGCACCTCCACGGAGAATCCGGTGTTGCAGATGGGGCAGCGGAGGGTGCGCCCCACGAAGTCGGTCATGGGGCTACTGCACGTTGCAGACGTTGCCCGTCGGGGCTTCGTCCGGATTGAAGACGACGTCCTCGGCCTGGAACACGGGAGCGCCACCGGTCGTCGCAGGCCAGATGATCCTGCCGGCGATCCAGGTGTCGCAGGGCCCCTTCAGCTCCCTCGGGTTGTTGAAGCCGGGCACCAGCGCGAGGTCGTATTCCGCCGACTCGAGGAAGAGCTTGAGCGTCACCTCCACCGGCTCCATGCACTTGCCGCCGCCGCAGACGAGGCCCGCGCCGCAGCTGGCGTCGGTGGTGCAGTCGGCTGCCTCGCTCCTGCTCCGGTCGTCCTTGTTGAAGCGGGCGAAGACCCAATACGACTGGCCCGCCTCCGGCCGGTTGAGGGTCGCGGTCTCGATCAGCGCCCCGAATCCCTGGTCGTCGAAGAGCAGGTTCGGATCGTCGAAGAGATCACCGATGTCGCCCCAATTCGGCGCGGGGTTGTCCCAATAGGCGTCGTCCACGTCGCTCCAGAGCTTGTCCTTGGACCCGCGCACGAAGTGGAGGTCGATGTCGACGAGGGGATCGCCCGTCCAGCCGATCTCCACGGCGATGTCGCGGCGGGGGACGACCTGGATCTCCACCGCGGCGGGGACGCCCGCGGCGTCCTCGCTGGTGGTGAGGCCGAGGGAGTCGGTGACGGCGACCTCCACCCGGTAGGTGCCGGTGGCCTCCGCCTCGAGGGTGCGCTGGAAGGGCTCGCCGGCAACGTCCTTGAGGCGCGCCGCTGCGTTCGGAGCGGTGAGGGCGAACTCGACGGTGACGGCCTCGCCGTCCTCCGGATCGCCGCTGCAGCCCGGCCGCGCCACCGCATCGAAGGTGACGACGTCGGTGGGCTCCACCTGCGGCACCGGGTCGCCGGGCTCGTAATCGTCGACGCTGCCGTCGGCGTGCTGCACCGAGCGGACGTAGAGGCAGGCTTCGGGCTCGCTGTTGGGGACGACGTTCGCCTGCAGCTCGATCTCGAGGCGGGGATCGGTGTCCGAGTCGGATTCGATCACCACGACCGCGGAGGTGGCACCGAGAGCGCCGCCAGCCGGCGGGTCGAAGTTCACGGTGAAGTCGTCGGCGGCGAGGCTGGGGATGGTGGTGCCGGCGCCTGCCTCCTCGGGGATGGAGAAGCCTGCAGCCGCCGCGGCGTCCGGGTCGGCGAAGGCGACGCTGGTGACCTGCAGGGTGTCGCCGCCGCCATTGCGCAGGGTGACCAGCGCCGCGGCGTGGTCGCCTGAGGTGACGTCGCCGAGGGCGAGGGCCTCCGGAGGCGAGACCACGGTGTCGGCACAACGGCTCGGGGCCTCGGTGGTGCTGGGCAGGCAGGCGAGGACCTCGAGCCTGCCGGCGACCCCGTCGCCGACGAGGGCCACGCGCACTTCGGCCCGGTCCGGATCGTTGGAGCGGACCACCGCGGTGGCGAGGTAGCGCCGCGCCTCGGTGGGGCGGAAGCGGATCGTCACCTGCGCCTCCTCGAGGGAGGCCACGTCGAAGGGCGCCGCGGGCGTGGCGCTGAAGGCGGCCTTCGTGGCGGCATCGTCCGAGGCGAACTCGAGGGCGGTGACCCGGAGGGGCACCAGCTCCTCGGAACGGATCACGAAGGTCTGCTCGCCCGTGCTGGCGATGGGCACGTCGCCGAAGGAGAGCTCGGAAAGCGGCGCCCCCCCGTCCGTATAGAGCGCGATGGACGGGCGGAGCGTCGCCGCCTTCTCCTCCCCGCAGGCTGCGGTGAGAACGAGCGAGATACCCAGGAGGGCGGCGGCGACGGCGTTGCGACGGTTCGGCATGATTCCCCCAGCGACCGGAATGGCCATTCTACGGGGAGCCGCGGGGTGCGCCAACCGCGATTGCGTGGGCAGTTTCGTTGACAGGGCGCATCCAGATGTGTGGAATCAGCGACGACTATCCCGCCCAGTAGCAGGAGCAGACACGAATGGCCGGCACCGACAAGCGCAAGCAGAGCCTCTACTTCCCGGAGGACATGCTCCGCGAGATCCAGGAAGAGGCAACCCGCCAGGATCGCTCCCTCTCCTGGGTCGTGCAGCAGGCGTGGCGTATCGCCCGCACCGAGATCATGCGGTTCCCGTCGGTCAACGACGTGATCGGCGAGCCCGCGCTGCCCGACCGCAAGGAAGAGGAGCAGCAGGGCCGTTCCTGAACGGTTCTGCCCTCGTTCTTTCGGGAGATCGAAGACGCCCGGCGGGCCCCGTGCATCGGGGCCCGCCGGGCGTGTTCGTTCCTGCCCCGCCCCGCGGGTTGACGAGGCGCTGCTCCGCTGGCGATCCTCGGCTGATTCGCAAATCAACCGAGGGGTGAGCCGATGCCGACGATGCGGGAGCGGGTTGCCGAGCTGGAGCGCCGCAAGGCCGCGGCCCGGGAAATGGGCGGGCCGGAGCGGGTGGAGCGGCAGCACGCCCGGGGCAAGTGGGATGCCAGGCAGCGGCTCGGCAGGCTCTTCGACGCGGGCAGCTTCGACGAGATCGGCGTCCTCGCCGCGCACCGGGGCGAGCTTCCCGAGGAACAGGGCCGCCCCTCCCCTGCAGACGGCGTGATCTGCGGCGTCGGCAG comes from Vulgatibacter sp. and encodes:
- the tilS gene encoding tRNA lysidine(34) synthetase TilS, with the translated sequence MAVAAPGELAATLVRQLRAFRLPGGSEVVVAFSGGADSLGLLALLARLPGAERPRLQAIHVDHGLRPTAADEAVAALEAARRLGVEARVIRVELTGRGGVEAAARRARYRALAGAAAGRPILTAHTLDDQAETVLLRLARGSGVRGAGGIRPRTQLGGGLVLRPLLGVRRAALHAFVRSLGLDPVEDPSNRDVRFGRNRLRAEVVPLLEAIAPAAVPALARFSELARADERYLAQRAAKAAARIELPDGALDAGRLGRLPLALRRRIVRARIEAAGGAPPPAARVAEALALIATGGEIHLPGGVLVTVRAGAFRAATGPTGQAARRTAVAQGSVTASAELAPGTPVAAGGLVFAVEGPLPMPAAPASGELWTTAAPPFLVRAVRRGERLPVPGTGHRLASDLLAEARVPRELRRASLVVEGAGGPIWLVGVRPLCGRPGAGEPAWRVCASKGTPG
- a CDS encoding DUF2225 domain-containing protein — encoded protein: MTDFVGRTLRCPICNTGFSVEVPVGVRPVASETDFRPVFEGPDPIAADMHACPRCRYAGYAEAFEGGAVEEGEEIDRPGIPSPVQPLGMPDEDDLDDLRRWIRRGELVADTDLEAREPTAAERYLLATRCRDYLTEDDPLPLADLYLRGAWCARAAGDSATEGDLLGEAVDLYDAALDTGKVPTNEKGRVIYLAAELARRAGDFGAAVDLFGQVDANVELDEEEGLRLHRLARRMEALASVQSDVAARMPDDEELEAAAESEDLLWREDEDGEDGDED
- a CDS encoding choice-of-anchor D domain-containing protein — translated: MPNRRNAVAAALLGISLVLTAACGEEKAATLRPSIALYTDGGAPLSELSFGDVPIASTGEQTFVIRSEELVPLRVTALEFASDDAATKAAFSATPAAPFDVASLEEAQVTIRFRPTEARRYLATAVVRSNDPDRAEVRVALVGDGVAGRLEVLACLPSTTEAPSRCADTVVSPPEALALGDVTSGDHAAALVTLRNGGGDTLQVTSVAFADPDAAAAAGFSIPEEAGAGTTIPSLAADDFTVNFDPPAGGALGATSAVVVIESDSDTDPRLEIELQANVVPNSEPEACLYVRSVQHADGSVDDYEPGDPVPQVEPTDVVTFDAVARPGCSGDPEDGEAVTVEFALTAPNAAARLKDVAGEPFQRTLEAEATGTYRVEVAVTDSLGLTTSEDAAGVPAAVEIQVVPRRDIAVEIGWTGDPLVDIDLHFVRGSKDKLWSDVDDAYWDNPAPNWGDIGDLFDDPNLLFDDQGFGALIETATLNRPEAGQSYWVFARFNKDDRSRSEAADCTTDASCGAGLVCGGGKCMEPVEVTLKLFLESAEYDLALVPGFNNPRELKGPCDTWIAGRIIWPATTGGAPVFQAEDVVFNPDEAPTGNVCNVQ
- a CDS encoding TIGR04563 family protein, with product MAGTDKRKQSLYFPEDMLREIQEEATRQDRSLSWVVQQAWRIARTEIMRFPSVNDVIGEPALPDRKEEEQQGRS